A window of the Isosphaera pallida ATCC 43644 genome harbors these coding sequences:
- a CDS encoding ABC transporter ATP-binding protein, producing the protein MAEPILQAIDLSKSYNGHLALDRLNLSIAPGEIFCLLGANGAGKTTTINLFLNFIEPTSGEARIKGRSVVDAPLETKADLAYIPEQVNLYRNLTGLENLAYFNDLAGKGSRSRAELLEILEKAGLPREAATRRVSSYSKGMRQKVGIAIALAKQAEALLLDEPTSGLDPKASNEFSRLIEDLSSRGVAVLMATHDLFRAKESGHRVGIMREGKLLTTLKTADVSHADLEQIYLEHMSELTGISS; encoded by the coding sequence ATGGCCGAACCGATCCTGCAAGCCATTGATTTGAGCAAGTCGTACAACGGACATCTCGCGTTGGATCGACTCAACCTGTCGATCGCTCCGGGGGAAATTTTTTGTTTGCTCGGAGCCAACGGCGCGGGCAAGACGACGACGATCAACCTGTTCCTCAACTTCATCGAGCCGACCTCGGGCGAAGCGCGCATCAAAGGCCGTTCGGTGGTGGATGCCCCTTTGGAAACGAAGGCCGATCTAGCGTACATTCCCGAACAGGTCAATCTTTACCGCAACCTGACCGGCCTGGAAAATTTGGCCTACTTCAACGACCTGGCAGGCAAAGGGTCGCGTAGCCGCGCCGAATTGTTGGAGATTTTGGAAAAGGCCGGGTTGCCCCGCGAAGCAGCCACCCGTCGGGTTTCGAGCTACTCCAAAGGGATGCGTCAAAAGGTGGGCATTGCCATCGCCTTGGCCAAACAAGCCGAAGCCCTGCTGCTGGACGAACCAACCTCTGGTCTGGACCCCAAAGCCTCGAATGAATTCTCACGCCTGATCGAAGACCTCAGTAGCCGGGGGGTGGCGGTGCTAATGGCCACCCACGACCTATTCCGCGCCAAGGAGTCGGGCCACCGGGTCGGGATCATGCGTGAAGGCAAATTGCTGACCACCCTCAAGACCGCCGACGTGAGCCACGCCGACCTCGAACAAATCTATCTGGAACACATGAGCGAGCTCACCGGGATTTCCTCCTGA
- a CDS encoding ABC transporter permease, with the protein MMLFRVIRHEILVLSRDRSLWAALVVLGVLTVYGVFNGLFWTGFQNDTLAAIAREDEEKIAQWRVRVAEAEQRDANSTRPVFRLDDPRSPSVAASKQAVRHAVLPPGPLAALAIGQSDLLPYYVQPTLENKHTFLDNSEIENPAHLLSGRCDLGFVLATLFPLVILALSYNLLSADREQGTLAQVLCEPVSLRLVATGKVLARGLVVAGLAIVLSIVAFLIGGGRFDDPDTLLRFGGYVVVVLAYGAFWLALAIAVNALGRSSSFNALALAGLWLAFALVIPSLIALAVSTAYPMPSRIQLELDKRVAANEAKARGSQLLKGFYEDHPELLPERSRTASQLDTFAVTAQAVREEEERIIAPLLEQFDRQLERQQRLVDWFRFLSPTVLADEAFQDLAGTGRHRHRAYFDQVAAFHERWREFFLPKIFKKEKLTTNDLDQVPTFEFVEESLTQVGGRVAVAVLGLLLPTLAVGAWGLARLRRYPITGSE; encoded by the coding sequence ATGATGTTGTTCCGAGTGATTCGTCACGAGATTTTGGTGTTGAGCCGGGACCGCTCGCTTTGGGCGGCGCTGGTGGTGCTGGGTGTTTTGACGGTGTACGGCGTTTTCAACGGGCTGTTCTGGACCGGGTTCCAGAACGACACGCTGGCGGCGATCGCGCGGGAGGACGAGGAAAAGATCGCCCAATGGCGGGTCCGGGTGGCCGAGGCCGAGCAACGCGACGCCAACTCCACCCGTCCGGTGTTCCGTCTGGACGACCCCCGCTCGCCCTCGGTGGCGGCCTCCAAACAGGCGGTTCGGCATGCGGTCTTGCCGCCGGGACCGCTGGCCGCGCTGGCGATCGGCCAAAGCGACTTGCTGCCCTACTACGTCCAACCGACCCTCGAGAACAAACACACCTTCCTGGACAATTCCGAGATTGAGAACCCCGCCCACCTGCTTTCGGGACGCTGTGACCTTGGCTTCGTGCTGGCGACCCTGTTTCCCTTGGTCATTTTGGCGTTGTCTTACAATTTGCTCTCGGCCGACCGGGAGCAGGGAACGCTTGCTCAGGTGCTGTGCGAGCCGGTGTCGCTGCGTTTGGTGGCCACGGGCAAGGTCTTGGCACGGGGTCTGGTGGTGGCTGGTCTAGCGATCGTCCTCTCCATCGTGGCCTTCCTCATCGGCGGCGGCCGGTTCGACGATCCGGACACCCTGCTAAGGTTCGGCGGCTACGTGGTGGTGGTGTTAGCCTACGGCGCGTTCTGGCTGGCCTTGGCGATCGCGGTCAACGCCCTGGGTCGCTCCTCGTCGTTCAACGCCTTAGCGCTAGCGGGTCTTTGGCTGGCCTTCGCGCTAGTGATCCCGTCGCTAATCGCCCTTGCGGTCTCGACCGCCTACCCGATGCCCTCCCGCATCCAGCTGGAACTGGACAAACGCGTCGCCGCCAACGAAGCCAAGGCGCGGGGTAGTCAACTGCTCAAGGGCTTCTACGAGGATCACCCCGAATTGCTGCCGGAACGCTCCCGCACCGCCAGCCAACTCGACACCTTCGCCGTCACCGCCCAGGCGGTCCGCGAAGAGGAGGAACGGATCATCGCCCCGCTCTTGGAGCAGTTCGACCGCCAACTGGAACGCCAACAACGCCTGGTCGATTGGTTCCGCTTCCTCTCCCCCACCGTGCTGGCCGACGAGGCGTTTCAGGACCTCGCCGGCACCGGACGCCACCGCCACCGTGCCTATTTCGATCAAGTCGCCGCGTTCCATGAGCGATGGCGTGAGTTTTTCCTGCCCAAAATCTTCAAAAAAGAAAAGCTGACCACCAACGACCTCGATCAGGTTCCCACCTTTGAGTTTGTCGAGGAATCCCTCACCCAAGTCGGCGGTCGGGTCGCGGTGGCGGTTCTGGGACTGCTGCTGCCCACCTTAGCGGTGGGAGCTTGGGGGCTGGCCCGTCTGCGACGCTACCCGATCACCGGCTCAGAATGA
- a CDS encoding sugar phosphate isomerase/epimerase family protein: MEWYTSDPTSSATRHEAARREQRSWSRRVWLGRVGLGIGFGMGAISTSTLTSSVLANPTTPKPSPVIDPIERTRPSHLKLSLAAYSFRKELTAKPPTMNLFDFVNFAADHGLDGVEPTSYYIPADADDAWLRKLRLHAFKLGLDISGTSIGNNGTLAPGEARDAELRKAIEGIDRAAVMGAPVVRVFAGNVPRDSNEEEAFQRAVAFLNAMLEHAAKRGVMLALENHGGITATADQMLRLVEAIDSPWFGVNLDSGNFRTADPYGDFARLVPYAVNVHVKTEIQTQGQPKVEADLNRLIDILRDAKYSGYVVLEYEAPEEPRSAIPRYLATLKKILGR; this comes from the coding sequence ATGGAGTGGTACACTTCGGACCCAACGTCCTCCGCAACGCGGCACGAAGCAGCGCGACGCGAACAGCGTTCATGGTCGCGCCGCGTTTGGCTGGGTCGGGTCGGGCTGGGGATCGGCTTCGGAATGGGCGCTATTTCAACGTCAACATTAACGTCGTCGGTCCTAGCGAACCCAACGACCCCGAAACCTTCACCGGTCATCGACCCGATTGAGCGAACCCGTCCTAGCCACCTCAAACTCAGTCTGGCGGCTTACTCGTTCCGCAAGGAACTGACCGCCAAACCGCCTACGATGAACCTGTTTGACTTCGTCAATTTCGCCGCCGATCACGGCCTGGACGGTGTTGAACCCACCTCGTACTACATCCCCGCCGACGCCGACGACGCTTGGCTTCGTAAGTTGCGGCTCCATGCGTTCAAACTCGGTCTAGACATCTCGGGAACCTCGATCGGCAATAACGGCACCCTCGCTCCGGGAGAGGCCCGCGACGCCGAACTCCGCAAAGCGATCGAAGGGATTGACCGCGCCGCCGTCATGGGCGCGCCGGTCGTTCGCGTCTTTGCCGGAAACGTCCCCCGGGACTCCAACGAAGAGGAGGCGTTTCAGCGCGCGGTGGCGTTTCTCAACGCCATGTTAGAACACGCTGCCAAACGCGGGGTCATGCTGGCGCTCGAGAATCATGGAGGCATCACCGCCACCGCCGATCAGATGCTTCGACTGGTCGAAGCGATTGATTCGCCCTGGTTCGGCGTCAATCTCGACTCCGGCAACTTCCGAACCGCCGACCCCTACGGCGACTTCGCGCGACTCGTCCCCTACGCGGTGAATGTTCATGTCAAAACTGAAATCCAGACCCAGGGCCAACCCAAAGTCGAAGCCGACCTGAACCGCTTGATTGACATCCTCCGCGACGCCAAATATTCCGGCTACGTCGTGCTGGAATATGAAGCGCCCGAAGAACCACGCTCCGCTATTCCCCGCTATCTCGCGACACTCAAGAAAATCTTAGGACGCTGA
- a CDS encoding peptidase domain-containing ABC transporter: MGVDRSSHRGLSQTARDEREDWDWCERLEICGRDLGWRAELFHATAAVAADTAAPSHPVVTRLNDGRWVIIVDHRGGSVKIMGEEAGQSDVSIGTGRWISMRRLHKLLDASPRASRRWVVIQSLISGDGHSHAPHHGNDHGHHAHGMPPLWRLMGLMRPEWADIKTIAVFAVAVAVLSLATPLAIEAVVSTVAMSLLAQQLTVLVLILLGCLALAAAIQALQAYIAEIIQRRLFVRIAGELAERLPRVQISAYDRAYGPELVNRFFDVLTVQKVVALMLLDGLGLVVSSFIGLAVVGFYSPLLLAFSVGLLLVTILAVFVLGRGGITTQINESIAKYGVASQLEDLSRAPLAHKAAGLHFALERVDARARNYLDHREAHFRILIRQIVFSLSFQATAMAAVLGLGGFLVIQEQLTLGQLVATELIIGTLVGSLAKLGTKHIEAWYDLMAAVDKLGHLFDLPLERSDGAVLPLSAVSTTEAPTREQVESQGLRATPAATPGVMLPRPAALRIRDVSFAYEGRPPVLKGVNLALEPGERVALVGRGGSGKSTLAELLFGLREPRTGVVELDGFALSDLRLDTIREHVALARDLEALEGTVLDNVKLGRNWVDLEAVRDALDRVGLHDDLTTVWSEGLYLTLSSSGAPLAKGQLRRLTLARALAGQPRLLVIDETLDGLDIETRAPILEMLTDRSNPWTLLVITHDADVAAACDRVVTLDQGRVILDVDPQSDQAPRRRGSSRLELEGWLNKDQ; the protein is encoded by the coding sequence GTGGGCGTCGATCGTTCGTCTCATCGCGGCTTGTCCCAGACCGCCAGAGATGAGCGAGAAGACTGGGATTGGTGCGAGCGTTTGGAAATTTGTGGCCGCGACCTGGGGTGGCGTGCCGAGTTGTTTCACGCCACCGCGGCAGTAGCGGCCGACACGGCCGCCCCTTCTCATCCGGTGGTGACTCGTTTGAACGATGGTCGCTGGGTCATCATCGTGGACCATCGCGGCGGGTCGGTCAAAATCATGGGAGAGGAGGCGGGGCAATCCGACGTTTCAATCGGCACGGGACGTTGGATCTCAATGAGGCGGCTGCACAAGCTGCTCGACGCCTCCCCCCGCGCTTCTCGACGCTGGGTGGTGATCCAGTCGTTGATTTCCGGCGATGGTCACAGCCATGCTCCCCACCACGGGAATGATCATGGTCATCATGCTCACGGAATGCCGCCGTTATGGCGTCTGATGGGCCTGATGCGTCCCGAATGGGCCGATATCAAAACGATCGCCGTGTTCGCCGTCGCGGTGGCGGTTCTCTCGCTGGCAACCCCCTTGGCGATTGAGGCGGTGGTCAGCACGGTGGCAATGAGTCTGTTAGCTCAACAGTTGACCGTACTAGTATTGATTTTACTGGGCTGCCTGGCCCTAGCCGCGGCGATCCAAGCGCTCCAAGCCTACATCGCGGAGATCATCCAACGGCGATTGTTCGTGAGAATTGCCGGCGAATTGGCCGAGCGTCTGCCAAGGGTTCAGATAAGTGCTTATGATCGGGCATACGGTCCCGAACTGGTCAACCGATTCTTCGACGTGTTGACCGTTCAGAAAGTGGTCGCGTTGATGCTGCTGGACGGTCTGGGGCTCGTCGTGTCGTCGTTCATCGGCTTGGCGGTCGTAGGTTTCTACAGCCCATTGTTGTTGGCGTTCTCGGTAGGTCTGCTGTTGGTGACCATCTTGGCGGTGTTCGTCCTGGGGCGCGGCGGTATCACCACTCAGATCAACGAGTCGATCGCCAAGTACGGGGTCGCCTCCCAGCTGGAGGATTTGTCTCGCGCTCCCCTGGCCCACAAGGCGGCGGGGCTCCACTTTGCGTTGGAGCGGGTGGACGCTCGGGCGCGGAACTACCTGGATCACCGCGAAGCACATTTTCGAATCCTCATTCGTCAGATTGTGTTCTCACTCTCGTTCCAAGCGACGGCGATGGCCGCGGTCCTTGGCTTGGGTGGATTCCTCGTGATCCAGGAGCAGTTGACGCTTGGTCAGTTGGTCGCCACGGAGTTGATCATCGGCACCTTGGTTGGTTCGTTGGCCAAGCTGGGGACTAAGCACATCGAAGCTTGGTACGACCTGATGGCGGCGGTAGACAAGTTGGGCCATTTGTTCGATCTGCCTTTGGAACGCTCCGACGGCGCGGTTTTGCCTCTCTCGGCGGTCAGCACCACCGAAGCCCCGACCCGCGAGCAGGTTGAATCGCAGGGGTTGCGGGCAACCCCAGCGGCGACGCCAGGGGTGATGCTGCCCCGCCCAGCGGCCTTGAGGATTCGGGACGTGAGCTTCGCCTACGAGGGTCGGCCTCCCGTGCTCAAGGGGGTTAACTTAGCCCTGGAGCCAGGCGAGCGAGTCGCCTTGGTGGGGCGGGGCGGCTCGGGCAAGAGTACCCTAGCTGAGCTTCTCTTCGGTTTGCGCGAACCCAGGACCGGTGTGGTGGAACTTGATGGGTTTGCCCTAAGCGACCTGCGGTTGGACACGATTCGGGAACACGTGGCCCTGGCGCGCGATTTGGAGGCGCTTGAGGGCACGGTTTTGGACAACGTTAAGCTGGGCCGGAATTGGGTCGATCTCGAAGCAGTACGCGACGCGCTGGATCGAGTCGGCCTGCATGACGATCTCACCACGGTTTGGTCAGAAGGGCTTTATCTGACCTTATCGAGTTCGGGCGCGCCTTTGGCCAAGGGACAGTTGCGGCGTCTGACGCTGGCCCGCGCTTTGGCGGGTCAACCGCGGTTGTTGGTGATCGACGAGACGCTGGATGGGTTGGACATCGAGACCCGTGCCCCCATTTTGGAAATGCTCACCGATCGTTCCAACCCCTGGACTCTGCTGGTGATCACCCATGACGCCGACGTAGCGGCCGCGTGTGATCGGGTGGTGACGTTGGATCAGGGTCGGGTGATCCTGGATGTCGATCCCCAATCGGACCAAGCTCCCCGACGACGGGGTTCGTCGCGTTTGGAGCTGGAAGGCTGGCTCAACAAGGACCAATAA
- a CDS encoding TolC family protein, whose translation MVLVGSGQLGWWGVPVEGQEPPGAVRPPFTTMPDRLPGPPRAMGELPAGRDLPPSTLPGRAPGQPPRSMGEAPPPLGDFGPTAPLPRFGDPNRLTPAPLRVDPRGVSPGLDVPSVDPFDAARPGGSLFDFQNRLNKPIELDDDTRIPITDQIPRRTRRQEEQPTEPPIELRDVYLSALQAYPPFQAILLERDIAEGGVLSAIGAFDTRLNADSRNYPLGYYRRSVHDIFIDQPLRDLGGKFFAGYRIAEGLHPSYYSFLNTRGGGAFVVGVELPLLRDRAIDAKRAKLIQAEIERTKADPTILKDRLTLAKMTGKAYWEWYASARALKVLRLLLELVEERGEAIETRIREGLDRPGIDLLEFRRLLLARRIQVVAAERRFQLANIELSLLLRDPRGFPVIPRFQQVPGALTAEILPPNDERLPRDLNLALQFRPEAVAFRLNAAKADVEATLARNQLLPALNFYVYTEQNIGDRNRQLEPDFRPFIAETSLLFDVPLQRREARGRIISADAQVRQSLLDARFAEERIQADVIQAYATLQALYRQLQDARENERANLDLERAEIQAFNAGFSNILFLNIREQATLDARISRIEAEGRYQSAYIDYLAALGLDILTAPSELLEATPPPQELNLGDNPPAGPRSAPAAADQPDPVDPDALQPPGDDEIPQPLLNPDQP comes from the coding sequence TTGGTTTTGGTCGGTAGTGGGCAGTTGGGCTGGTGGGGCGTCCCGGTTGAGGGGCAGGAGCCCCCCGGCGCGGTTCGGCCACCCTTCACCACCATGCCTGACCGCTTGCCGGGTCCCCCGCGTGCGATGGGGGAGTTGCCAGCGGGTCGGGACTTGCCGCCTTCGACCTTGCCGGGTCGCGCGCCGGGACAGCCGCCTCGTTCGATGGGGGAAGCTCCACCGCCCTTGGGCGACTTCGGGCCGACCGCCCCCCTGCCCCGTTTCGGCGATCCCAACCGATTGACCCCGGCCCCGCTGCGGGTCGATCCCCGGGGCGTTTCGCCCGGTTTGGATGTGCCCTCGGTCGATCCGTTCGACGCCGCTCGACCCGGCGGCTCGCTCTTCGACTTCCAGAATCGCCTCAACAAGCCAATCGAGTTGGATGACGACACCCGCATCCCGATCACCGACCAGATTCCGCGCCGAACCCGTCGCCAAGAGGAACAACCCACTGAACCTCCGATCGAATTGCGGGACGTTTATCTCTCCGCCCTCCAAGCCTACCCCCCCTTCCAGGCGATCTTGCTGGAACGAGACATCGCCGAGGGCGGGGTTCTCAGCGCCATCGGCGCGTTCGACACACGTCTCAACGCTGACTCACGCAATTATCCCCTGGGATACTACCGCCGTTCGGTCCACGACATTTTCATCGATCAGCCGTTGCGCGACTTGGGCGGCAAGTTTTTCGCGGGCTATCGAATTGCCGAGGGCTTGCATCCCAGTTACTACAGTTTTCTCAACACGCGGGGCGGCGGGGCGTTCGTGGTTGGCGTCGAACTGCCGCTGTTGCGCGACCGCGCGATCGACGCCAAGCGAGCCAAGCTGATCCAAGCCGAGATTGAGCGGACCAAAGCCGATCCCACCATCCTCAAGGATCGGCTCACCTTGGCCAAAATGACCGGCAAGGCCTATTGGGAGTGGTATGCCTCGGCGCGCGCCCTCAAGGTGCTGCGGCTGCTGTTGGAACTCGTCGAGGAGCGCGGCGAGGCGATCGAAACCCGAATCCGCGAGGGCTTGGACCGGCCCGGCATTGACCTGCTGGAGTTCCGTCGCTTGTTGCTGGCGCGACGGATTCAGGTGGTCGCCGCCGAACGACGGTTCCAACTGGCCAACATCGAGTTGTCGCTGCTGCTGCGCGACCCGCGCGGCTTTCCGGTCATTCCCCGTTTCCAGCAAGTTCCCGGCGCGTTGACCGCCGAGATTCTTCCTCCCAACGATGAACGCCTGCCACGCGACTTGAATTTGGCGCTCCAGTTCCGTCCCGAGGCAGTCGCCTTTCGGCTCAACGCCGCCAAGGCCGACGTCGAGGCCACCCTGGCCCGCAATCAGCTACTGCCCGCGCTCAATTTTTATGTGTACACCGAACAAAACATCGGCGACCGCAACCGGCAGCTCGAACCCGACTTCCGGCCCTTCATCGCCGAGACCTCATTGTTGTTCGACGTGCCCTTGCAGCGTCGGGAGGCGCGGGGGCGGATCATCAGCGCCGACGCCCAGGTGCGGCAAAGCCTGCTCGACGCCCGCTTTGCCGAGGAGCGGATTCAAGCCGACGTTATTCAAGCCTACGCCACCCTCCAAGCCCTCTATCGCCAGCTGCAAGACGCGCGGGAGAACGAGCGGGCCAACCTCGATCTGGAACGGGCCGAGATTCAAGCGTTCAATGCTGGATTCAGCAATATCCTCTTCTTGAATATTCGAGAACAGGCTACCCTCGACGCCCGCATCTCGCGGATCGAGGCCGAAGGCCGCTACCAGTCGGCCTATATCGACTATCTGGCGGCCCTGGGTTTGGACATTCTGACTGCGCCGTCGGAGCTGCTGGAAGCGACACCGCCGCCCCAGGAACTCAACTTGGGTGACAACCCACCTGCCGGACCCCGTTCCGCGCCCGCGGCCGCCGACCAGCCCGACCCCGTTGATCCCGACGCGCTGCAGCCACCCGGCGACGACGAGATTCCCCAGCCTTTGCTCAATCCCGACCAGCCGTGA
- the zigA gene encoding zinc metallochaperone GTPase ZigA, translating to MTTTPRPTSTIASLPASGPESRPKLPVTVLSGFLGAGKTTLLNHILNNREGRRVAVIVNDMSEINIDRDLVDRAVQLNRVEEKLIEMSNGCICCTLREDLLVEVARLADEGRFDYLLIESTGISEPMQVAETFTFVDETGAALADRAQLDTMVTVVDAENFLKEYMAADDLRDRGLGLGEEDDRTVVDLLVEQVEFANVLIINKIDRVSTEQVALLEAILRSLNPEATILHSKFGKVPLDRVLNTGLFDFDRASQAAGWLQTLRGQEQPETEEYGIGSYVYRAEAPFHPQRFHAFLNREWQGVYRVKGFFWLATRPDWIGSYNQAGGSCRIEPVGRWLAATPREEWPDDPETIAVTLAGWHPEFGDRKNQLVFIGMSLDPNQLREELDACLLTAAELQKGPAWWSQLPDPFAPWEMEMEDPELEGMETDLRPHPHPHSHPHRR from the coding sequence ATGACCACCACGCCAAGGCCGACATCGACGATCGCCTCCCTTCCAGCCTCCGGGCCGGAATCCCGGCCCAAGCTGCCGGTGACGGTGCTCTCCGGCTTCCTCGGAGCTGGCAAGACCACCCTGCTCAACCACATCCTCAACAACCGAGAGGGCCGGCGGGTCGCGGTCATCGTCAACGACATGAGCGAAATCAACATCGACCGCGACCTGGTGGACCGGGCGGTTCAACTCAATCGGGTCGAGGAAAAACTGATCGAAATGTCCAACGGCTGCATCTGCTGCACTCTGCGGGAAGACCTACTCGTTGAAGTGGCCCGTTTGGCCGACGAAGGGCGATTCGATTACCTCTTGATCGAATCCACCGGGATTTCCGAGCCGATGCAAGTGGCCGAAACCTTCACCTTCGTCGATGAAACCGGCGCAGCGCTTGCTGACCGAGCGCAGCTGGATACGATGGTGACGGTGGTGGACGCGGAAAACTTCCTCAAGGAATACATGGCCGCCGACGATCTCAGGGACCGCGGTTTGGGACTGGGCGAGGAGGATGACCGTACGGTTGTCGATCTTTTGGTGGAACAGGTCGAATTCGCCAATGTTCTGATCATCAACAAGATCGACCGTGTTTCGACCGAACAGGTGGCGCTGCTGGAGGCGATCCTGCGTAGCCTCAACCCGGAGGCGACGATCCTTCATTCGAAGTTCGGCAAGGTGCCGCTGGATCGGGTGTTGAACACTGGCCTGTTCGACTTCGATCGAGCGTCTCAGGCGGCCGGTTGGCTCCAAACCCTGCGGGGCCAGGAACAGCCCGAGACCGAGGAATACGGCATCGGCAGCTATGTCTATCGTGCTGAGGCTCCGTTCCACCCCCAACGGTTCCACGCCTTCCTGAACCGGGAGTGGCAAGGGGTTTATCGGGTCAAAGGCTTCTTTTGGCTGGCGACCCGCCCCGACTGGATCGGCTCGTACAATCAAGCGGGCGGCTCCTGCCGAATCGAGCCAGTGGGTCGCTGGTTGGCCGCCACCCCTCGGGAGGAATGGCCCGACGACCCTGAAACCATCGCCGTCACCCTGGCCGGATGGCATCCCGAGTTCGGCGACCGTAAGAACCAACTGGTGTTCATCGGCATGAGTCTCGACCCCAACCAACTACGCGAGGAACTCGACGCCTGCTTACTGACCGCCGCGGAACTCCAAAAAGGCCCGGCCTGGTGGAGCCAACTTCCCGACCCCTTCGCCCCTTGGGAGATGGAGATGGAGGACCCTGAGTTGGAGGGAATGGAGACCGACCTTCGCCCCCACCCTCACCCTCATTCTCACCCCCACCGCCGTTGA
- a CDS encoding HlyD family secretion protein, whose amino-acid sequence MNSQTSASASIADANHGPSDHAEPARTHGHGHGLDAHLRSQSHTLVKPRRTALSRQLRTIADPRELKLPALRLTRSLRVARQLGWWMGLILIAFPLFLALTPWIQVIEGQGRVAAFGPLERRFNIEAPISGVVVKWHVTEGSEVKVGDLLATLSNNDRQFVEALEEQKQAIIRERDTAQREVDFYETIIADTRKVMEAAVAAAEKSVEATEQKVEAVEKKVEAFQAVYVADFSRFRRFKDTGATGVVAPLELDIAEGKARESRAKVEEAKAELKSSEADLAAKRAFLEETRAKMNAEVQKALVEQQKAIAKVEAKNKELQDVLVKIRQQENREVRAVRNGRIFRILVNEQLMQVKEGEPLAQLIPETDQPAVELWVAGNDAPLIHLGDPVRLQFEGWPAAQVVGWPSVAVGTFAGEVKVIDTADDGMGRFRIVVVPAEGESWPEARYLRQGVRAKGWVLLSQVSLGFELWRRLNGFPPMIKPFEDGPGIGDYDKGVLGDAKATGDDKAKLDPITPKRLIK is encoded by the coding sequence ATGAATTCCCAGACTTCCGCCTCTGCGTCCATCGCCGACGCCAACCACGGCCCTTCCGATCACGCGGAACCAGCCCGGACCCACGGTCACGGCCACGGCTTGGACGCCCACTTGAGATCGCAGAGCCACACGCTGGTCAAACCGCGACGCACCGCGTTAAGCCGTCAGCTGAGAACCATTGCCGATCCCCGCGAACTCAAGCTGCCGGCGCTTCGCTTAACCCGCTCGTTACGAGTGGCTCGTCAGCTCGGTTGGTGGATGGGGCTGATTCTGATTGCCTTTCCTTTGTTTTTGGCGCTGACCCCCTGGATTCAGGTGATCGAGGGGCAAGGGCGGGTCGCTGCCTTCGGCCCCCTGGAACGTCGTTTCAATATCGAGGCCCCGATTTCAGGCGTCGTTGTCAAGTGGCACGTCACGGAAGGCTCAGAAGTCAAGGTCGGTGACCTCCTGGCGACCCTTTCCAACAACGACCGTCAGTTCGTCGAGGCGTTGGAGGAGCAGAAGCAGGCGATCATCCGGGAACGCGACACCGCCCAACGGGAAGTGGATTTCTACGAGACGATCATCGCTGACACCCGCAAGGTGATGGAGGCGGCGGTAGCGGCGGCGGAGAAGTCGGTCGAGGCCACCGAGCAAAAGGTCGAAGCAGTCGAAAAGAAAGTCGAGGCGTTCCAAGCGGTTTACGTGGCCGACTTCTCCCGGTTTCGGCGGTTCAAAGACACCGGCGCGACTGGCGTGGTCGCCCCGTTGGAGTTAGACATCGCCGAGGGCAAAGCACGCGAGAGCCGGGCCAAGGTCGAGGAGGCCAAGGCCGAACTCAAATCGTCCGAAGCCGATCTGGCCGCCAAGCGGGCGTTCCTGGAGGAAACCCGCGCCAAGATGAACGCCGAGGTCCAAAAAGCGCTGGTGGAGCAGCAGAAGGCCATCGCTAAGGTCGAGGCTAAGAACAAAGAGCTTCAAGATGTTTTGGTGAAGATTCGCCAACAGGAGAACCGCGAAGTTCGGGCCGTGCGGAACGGTCGGATCTTCCGCATTCTGGTCAACGAACAGCTGATGCAGGTCAAGGAGGGGGAGCCGCTGGCGCAACTGATTCCCGAGACCGATCAGCCGGCGGTCGAGTTGTGGGTGGCGGGCAACGACGCGCCCCTGATTCACCTGGGGGATCCAGTGCGTCTCCAATTCGAGGGCTGGCCGGCCGCCCAGGTGGTGGGCTGGCCGAGCGTGGCGGTGGGCACCTTCGCCGGCGAGGTCAAGGTGATCGACACCGCTGACGACGGTATGGGGCGGTTCCGCATCGTGGTGGTCCCCGCTGAAGGGGAAAGCTGGCCCGAGGCCCGCTACCTGCGTCAGGGCGTTCGCGCCAAAGGTTGGGTGTTGTTGAGCCAGGTGAGTCTCGGCTTCGAACTCTGGCGGCGTCTCAACGGGTTCCCACCCATGATCAAGCCGTTCGAAGACGGTCCCGGCATCGGCGACTACGACAAGGGAGTCCTCGGCGACGCCAAGGCTACGGGCGACGACAAGGCCAAGCTCGACCCCATCACGCCTAAACGTCTGATCAAGTAA